One genomic window of Amphiura filiformis chromosome 3, Afil_fr2py, whole genome shotgun sequence includes the following:
- the LOC140147945 gene encoding mediator of RNA polymerase II transcription subunit 28-like, with translation MAAFNVSGDKHLVDELQQSFQGCFSSLVAQDHLNVLDTNETRAGVDQSVQKFLDASKEIENYFLQRQLLLSVTKPEQAIKDEIDELRQELKRKDALIERHTAKLNQWLQKLDNPPHQQQQQQQQQPPHGMQQQGVRQPPPQMGPRGAGAMVMPGSQVMGGYPVQPSVPLTGPLAHLEHAASNIGGFDRR, from the exons ATGGCAGCGTTCAACGTGAGTGGAGACAAGCATCTTGTTGATGAGCTCCAGCAATCTTTCCAGG gGTGCTTTTCATCTTTAGTTGCCCAGGACCACTTAAATGTATTGGACACTAATGAAACCCGAGCCG GTGTTGATCAGTCTGTACAGAAATTCCTGGATGCATCCAAGGAGATAGAGAACTACTTCCTACAGAGACAACTCCTGTTATCAGTGACTAAACCTGAACAAGCTATCAAAGAT GAAATCGATGAGTTGAGACAAGAGTTGAAGCGTAAAGACGCCCTCATCGAACGACACACTGCCAAACTCAACCAGTGGTTACAGAAACTTGACAATCCACCccatcaacaacaacagcagcagcaacaacagcccCCTCACGGTATGCAACAACAAGGTGTCAGACAACCACCCCCACAGATGGGCCCCCGAGGAGCAGGAGCTATGGTTATGCCAGGGTCACAGGTCATGGGAGGGTATCCAGTCCAGCCATCTGTACCTTTAACAGGGCCTCTGGCTCATTTGGAACATGCAGCATCAAATATTGGAGGCTTTGACAGGAGATGA